The DNA region AAATAAGTGCTGAGGAGAGCAGCACTGAAACATTGTGAGGCTCTGTGTGgatgatgggaaacaggtggcagAGCAGGAAGGCTAAGCAGGCTCATTGTCTCATAAAGAGCCGACAGGACTCCAGCGGTTAGTAAAGATGGACTTTAGGAGCCTTCATAGATCTGTAATGTGCTCCATCTGATGGAGGCCCCAAACCTTCTGGATCCAGATGTTATATGAAGGGGGGGTTCAGCCATCTAATAGTTCTGCAGCTCAGTGCTGCTGTGAGTAATATATTTACAGATGTTTCTCTGGCCTCCCATTCAGCCCTTTAGGCATCACTCCTAATAGAGCCACAGCAGCATCCCGAGGTACAGAGCATCAGATAGCTCTCCCCAGAGTGTCTTTACTTTGGGACAGAAGCAGAATATATGGCTATGACTGGCAGCATGTGCTCCACCGTTCCTCCAGCATCAGCTGGAATGGGACCGGCTCATTCTAGATGCTATTTCTGGAGTCCTGAAACATGTGACAGTTATTTTcctgctttcagggtggagcctgctggagaacgatggctgacaccagggctgaggaagtgtgagtgtgttcttcatctgattcatgacatccagccatcgccacactgtcacatcactcattgatcaaagtgaacagatgatggatcaataactgcagctggactgtgtttgttctctccttcagattcctgccgactcacaatcgacacaaacacagtgagcaggaaactgaaactgtctgacagcaacaggaaggtgacatgTGTGAGAGAGGatcagtcatatcctgatcatccagacaggtttcATGGCAGGtgtcctcagctgctgtgtagaaatgttctgactggtcgctgttactgggaggtcgagtggagaggaagagttattatatcagtgagttacagaggagtcagcaggagaggaggagacagagactgtgtgtttggagggaatgatcagtcctggagtctgatctgctctgatggaggttattACTCTGTCTATCACAATGAGAGAGAaacatccatctcctcctcctcctcctcctcctcctcctcctcctcctcctcctcctcctctgtctgtaacagagcagcagtgtatgtggaccgtcctgctggcactctgtccttctacagagtctcctctgacacactgatccacctccacaccttcagcaccacattcactgaagaacctctgcatcctgggTTTGGGTTCTGGTCACCTGGttcctggttgtctctgtgctgagtacacagagtgtcctcctgtcagagaatccctgctgaacagatagttcaggctgttcatgtctgtctctttcactcagaaacaccttttcagattcatggattcagtcagtttctgtgtgaaactcttctgaatgattccttggaaacttcttcctcttccggtcctttaaagatggaagctgccattcttccagggtgttgtttttctgtgtgtttccagccaaagcttcacactgagaccattcagttgctgtcagctgcagttagtttgctgcacatgtgacaaactgatACTTTGAATGCAGAAtttctatgtaaaaaaaaaaagtttaaaaatgagaTGAAATAATTTGCAGTGTGCTTGTTGACATGAAAGCATATTTCTGAAATATGTGCTTGATACCCTGAACTATAGGTGGATGTCTGGGCTTTGCCATCAGTGCTGTAATTCAGGACTTTACCTTTAGAAGCCTCCTAAGAtgatgtttgttgtgatttataaatataatgtaaaaataaaactgaagtgaatttgcctgaattgtgcttttatttgcacCGGAAATAGTTTTATCTCCACGCTGCAGCACGTCCGAATGAATAGAAGCCaagtgtgtgaaaataaaagctccAATGAAGAATATGagcaaaatgactgaaaacagctttgagcTGTAGTTCCTGTGGGTGAGTGATGCCACGAGCTGAGCTTCTGTAGCGTTTAAAGTACGGCACGTCCCATCCACACATGGCTGCTAAACAGGAGCGAGCATAAAGAGACCCAAAGTGATCCGTTTTCATACTTAAGGTTTCAGTTTCATCCCATCTTTGGTTTGTGAAATGTGCATTTCTGAGTTGTGTTTCAACACTGTAAGCAGGTGGCATAGTTTAGCTTGGATCTTAATCAGACTGATTGTAATTTGAGCGGCAGGTAAGTTTggtaaaataaagccaaataTCAGCCTTTGTTGTAGAAATATGACTACTTtgcaaggaaagaaaaagcaggcgAATGAAAAGTTACTAAAGCAGGAGTTTTCCCttgaaaaagtccatctttggAGAATAAAACAACAGAGTTGTTAACAGAGTTTCTCCGAGTTTGGGGCTGGTTGGGTGCTTTTGAATAGATTATCCcatgtcgttttgtgtctctgcgAGAGGCCAAAAGACAGGTGATAATAATATTCTTCTCAGCACTGATGAGTTGTAATCGGGGCTCAAAATGAACACCAgccaaatgcgggtgaaagttatttttggcttgtattaaaaaaaaactcac from Odontesthes bonariensis isolate fOdoBon6 chromosome 11, fOdoBon6.hap1, whole genome shotgun sequence includes:
- the LOC142391163 gene encoding stonustoxin subunit beta-like encodes the protein MRCGSFYWSFFWTPPATRSSPGPETAGSSRCPTPQRVEPAGERWLTPGLRKYSCRLTIDTNTVSRKLKLSDSNRKVTCVREDQSYPDHPDRFHGRCPQLLCRNVLTGRCYWEVEWRGRVIISVSYRGVSRRGGDRDCVFGGNDQSWSLICSDGGYYSVYHNERETSISSSSSSSSSSSSSSSSSVCNRAAVYVDRPAGTLSFYRVSSDTLIHLHTFSTTFTEEPLHPGFGFWSPGSWLSLC